A part of Aegilops tauschii subsp. strangulata cultivar AL8/78 chromosome 2, Aet v6.0, whole genome shotgun sequence genomic DNA contains:
- the LOC109766653 gene encoding uncharacterized protein produces MDGLVDACKVPYVYKSFGCERYVDQHSLAEHSSRCAHAPCYYYECTPPFEGSPASLVHHLTTPSVNHYWPPAVNIKYETCYPFAVPESLEDHRRLLVTEEDGIVFLLAVGTGKACAGRRPVSVVCIRGNTADADTRPVYGCVLTVTASPKYEGTHATSITLTGTVPSCSILGNVDMEDAWYDFHPKMLHEDSKEVHLVIGITKSTVHH; encoded by the coding sequence atggacggcctggtcgatgcctgcAAGGTGCCCTACGTCTACAAGAGTTTCGGCTGCGAGAGGTACGTCGACCAGCACTCCCTAGCGGAGCATAGTTCTAGATGCGCGCACGCGCCCTGCTACTACTATGAGTGCACGCCGCCGTTTGAGGGCTCACCAGCGAGcctcgtgcatcacctcacgaCACCGTCCGTCAATCACTACTGGCCCCCGGCGgtgaacatcaagtacgagacgtgctacccgttcgcCGTGCCGGAGTcactggaggatcaccgccgcctgctagtcacGGAGGAGGACGGCATCGTCTTCCTCTTGGCCGTGGGCACTGGCAAGGCctgcgcaggccgccgccccgtctctgtagtgtgcATCAGGGGCAACACCGCTGATGCTGACACGAGGCCggtgtacgggtgcgtgctcactgttACTGCCTCTCCGAAGTATGAGGGTACCCACGCCACCTCCATCACGCTGACTGGGACTGTGCCGAGCTGCTCCATTCTCGGcaatgtggacatggaagacgcctGGTATGATTTTCACCCCAAGATGCTACACgaggactccaaggaggttcacctggtcATAGGCATTACCAAGTCAACTGTtcatcattag